In one Oleidesulfovibrio alaskensis DSM 16109 genomic region, the following are encoded:
- the aprA gene encoding adenylyl-sulfate reductase subunit alpha: protein MPMIPVKEQVKGVAIAEPTIKEHDVDILLVGGGMGACGTAFEAVRWADKYAPELKILLIDKAALERSGAVAQGLSAINTYLGDNSADDYVRMVRTDLMGLVREDLIFDLGRHVDDSVHLFEEWGLPCWIKDENGHNLDGAAAKAAGKSLRNGDAPVRSGRWQMMINGESYKNIVAEAAKNALGEDRIMERIFIVKLLLDANEENRIAGAVGFSLRENVVHIFRTNAMLVACGGAVNVYKPRSTGEGMGRAWYPVWNAGSTYTMCAQVGAEMTMMENRFVPARFKDGYGPVGAWFLLFKAKATNFRGEDYCVTNRAMLKPYEDRGYAKGHVIPTCLRNHMMLREMREGRGPIYMDTKTALQTTFETMTPAQQKHLESEAWEDFLDMCVGQANLWACMNIQPEEVGSEIMPTEPYLLGSHSGCCGIWTSGPDEEWVPEDYKVRAKNGKVYNRMTTVEGLWTCADGVGASGHKFSSGSHAEGRICGKQMVRWCIDHKDYKPAIAEKGEDLAKLIYRPYYNYLAGKDASTDPVVNPEYITPKNFMMRLVKCTDEYGGGVGTYYTTSQAALDTGFHLLDMLEEDSLKLAARDLHELLRCWENYHRLWTVRLHMQHIAFREESRYPGFYYRADFMGLDDSKWKCFVNSRYDVKAGTTKVFKKPYYQIVPA from the coding sequence ATGCCGATGATTCCCGTTAAGGAACAGGTTAAGGGCGTGGCCATTGCCGAGCCCACCATCAAAGAACACGACGTTGACATCCTTCTCGTCGGCGGCGGTATGGGTGCCTGCGGCACCGCATTCGAAGCCGTGCGCTGGGCTGACAAATATGCTCCCGAACTGAAAATCCTGCTTATTGACAAAGCAGCTCTGGAACGTTCCGGTGCAGTTGCTCAGGGTCTGTCCGCTATCAACACCTACCTTGGTGACAACAGCGCAGACGACTACGTCCGCATGGTCCGTACCGACCTTATGGGTCTGGTCCGCGAAGACCTTATTTTCGACCTCGGCCGTCACGTTGACGACTCCGTTCATCTGTTTGAAGAGTGGGGCCTGCCCTGCTGGATCAAAGATGAAAACGGTCACAACCTTGACGGTGCAGCAGCCAAGGCAGCAGGCAAGTCCCTGCGCAACGGCGACGCTCCTGTCCGCTCCGGCCGCTGGCAGATGATGATCAACGGTGAATCCTACAAGAACATCGTTGCTGAAGCTGCTAAAAACGCTCTGGGCGAAGACCGCATCATGGAGCGTATCTTCATCGTTAAGCTGCTGCTCGACGCCAATGAAGAAAACCGCATTGCCGGTGCTGTAGGCTTCAGCCTGCGTGAAAACGTGGTGCACATCTTCCGCACCAACGCCATGCTGGTTGCCTGCGGCGGTGCTGTTAACGTGTACAAGCCCCGCTCCACCGGTGAAGGCATGGGCCGTGCATGGTACCCCGTATGGAACGCCGGTTCCACCTACACCATGTGTGCTCAGGTCGGCGCTGAAATGACCATGATGGAAAACCGCTTCGTTCCCGCCCGTTTCAAAGACGGTTACGGCCCGGTTGGCGCATGGTTCCTGCTCTTCAAGGCTAAAGCCACCAACTTCCGTGGCGAAGACTACTGCGTGACCAACCGTGCCATGCTGAAGCCTTACGAAGATCGCGGCTACGCCAAGGGACACGTTATCCCCACCTGCCTGCGTAACCACATGATGCTGCGTGAAATGCGTGAAGGTCGCGGTCCCATCTACATGGACACCAAGACTGCACTGCAGACCACCTTTGAAACCATGACCCCCGCACAGCAGAAGCACCTCGAGTCCGAAGCTTGGGAAGACTTCCTCGACATGTGCGTTGGTCAGGCTAACCTCTGGGCCTGCATGAACATTCAGCCCGAAGAAGTCGGTTCTGAAATCATGCCCACCGAGCCTTACCTGCTTGGTTCGCACTCCGGCTGCTGCGGTATCTGGACTTCCGGTCCCGACGAAGAATGGGTGCCCGAAGACTACAAAGTCCGCGCCAAGAACGGCAAGGTCTACAACCGTATGACCACCGTTGAAGGCCTGTGGACCTGCGCTGACGGCGTAGGCGCTTCCGGTCACAAGTTCTCCTCCGGTTCGCACGCCGAAGGCCGTATCTGCGGTAAGCAGATGGTCCGCTGGTGCATCGACCACAAGGATTACAAGCCCGCCATCGCTGAAAAGGGTGAAGATCTGGCCAAACTGATCTACCGCCCCTACTACAACTACCTGGCTGGCAAAGACGCTTCCACCGACCCCGTGGTGAACCCCGAGTACATCACTCCCAAGAACTTCATGATGCGTCTTGTGAAGTGCACCGACGAATACGGCGGCGGCGTAGGCACCTACTACACCACCTCCCAGGCTGCTCTGGACACCGGCTTCCACCTGCTGGACATGCTGGAAGAAGACTCCCTCAAGCTGGCTGCCCGTGACCTGCACGAGCTGCTCCGCTGCTGGGAAAACTACCACCGCCTGTGGACCGTTCGTCTGCACATGCAGCACATCGCCTTCCGCGAAGAAAGCCGTTACCCCGGCTTCTACTACCGTGCAGACTTCATGGGTCTGGACGACTCCAAGTGGAAGTGCTTCGTTAACTCCAGATACGACGTTAAGGCCGGCACCACCAAGGTGTTCAAGAAGCCTTACTACCAGATCGTTCCTGCATAA
- a CDS encoding CoB--CoM heterodisulfide reductase iron-sulfur subunit A family protein, producing MSNSILVVGGGFSGLTAALEAAEVGYEVFIVEKTPFLGGRVMQLSKYFPKLCPPSCGLEIQYQRIRNNPKIKFFTQATVQAVKGEAGNYTVKVAIKPRHTAPYSADLGLLASSLEGESTSEFDFGLAKRKPLYLSVPFAFPNRYVLDKEALTKADELKVGRSVAVDMNEAAREIELEVGSIVLATGWKPYDVTRLTNLGAGQIANCVSNMQLERLAASGGPTGGAIRRPSDGKAPKKVAFVQCAGSRDQNHLNYCSYICCMASLKQATYVREQYPDAEVTVYYIDLRTPGRYDKFMRKVRADEKISLVKGKVAGVEEDAASGDVIVEVEDAVKGEKKKVRYDMVVLATGMRPTLADEKLPVDVPVDEDGFIVGGEDKGIFAAGCAKMPLDVMRSAQSGTSAALQAIQTVKGR from the coding sequence ATGTCGAACTCCATACTTGTCGTCGGAGGCGGGTTCAGCGGACTTACGGCCGCTCTCGAAGCTGCCGAAGTCGGCTATGAAGTGTTCATCGTCGAGAAAACCCCATTTCTTGGCGGACGGGTCATGCAGCTCAGTAAATATTTTCCCAAGCTCTGCCCGCCGTCCTGCGGACTGGAAATCCAGTACCAGCGTATCCGCAACAACCCTAAAATCAAGTTCTTCACTCAGGCCACCGTGCAGGCGGTCAAAGGTGAAGCCGGCAACTACACCGTAAAGGTTGCCATCAAGCCGCGCCACACCGCACCTTACAGCGCCGACCTCGGCCTTCTGGCCTCCTCTCTGGAAGGAGAATCAACCAGCGAGTTCGATTTCGGTCTGGCAAAGCGCAAACCTCTGTACCTCAGCGTTCCTTTCGCTTTCCCCAACAGATACGTGCTCGACAAAGAAGCTCTCACCAAGGCGGATGAGCTGAAAGTGGGCCGTTCCGTTGCCGTGGACATGAATGAAGCGGCGCGTGAGATAGAGCTGGAAGTCGGCTCCATCGTGCTGGCAACGGGCTGGAAGCCGTACGATGTGACCCGTCTTACCAATCTGGGTGCCGGGCAGATAGCAAACTGCGTGAGCAACATGCAGCTTGAGCGTCTTGCCGCATCGGGCGGACCCACCGGCGGTGCCATCCGTCGTCCTTCTGACGGCAAGGCTCCCAAAAAGGTGGCGTTTGTCCAGTGTGCGGGCTCGCGTGATCAGAATCACCTCAACTACTGTTCCTACATCTGCTGCATGGCTTCGCTCAAGCAGGCCACCTATGTGCGCGAACAGTACCCCGACGCTGAAGTCACCGTCTATTACATCGACCTGCGCACCCCCGGACGCTATGACAAGTTCATGCGCAAGGTCCGCGCCGATGAAAAGATCAGCCTTGTCAAAGGCAAGGTGGCCGGCGTGGAGGAAGATGCAGCTTCCGGCGATGTGATTGTGGAAGTTGAAGACGCCGTGAAGGGTGAAAAGAAAAAGGTGCGGTACGACATGGTTGTGCTGGCTACCGGCATGCGTCCCACTCTTGCCGACGAAAAGCTGCCCGTTGACGTGCCTGTTGACGAGGACGGCTTCATCGTGGGCGGAGAGGACAAGGGCATATTTGCTGCCGGCTGTGCCAAAATGCCTCTCGATGTCATGAGATCCGCCCAGTCCGGCACCAGTGCCGCGCTGCAAGCGATTCAAACGGTGAAGGGGAGGTAG
- a CDS encoding hydrogenase iron-sulfur subunit produces the protein MAKKIGVYFDKSNIGAGLDLDALSDVVTGKFGGSCPVVKVFPVLGAETARQEIRQDIAENELDGVLIIGSSPRVDWDLYRFEGVTVERVNLREQGVLGYGAKVEAGEDAEADEDLFKLAADYVRMGVVKLTKMEEAGGGEVESVRTIMVLGGGWTGLTAAVNAANSGYDVVLVEKEAELGGRAKGLLKTVPLKYPYTDVHDTGIEQKIAAVEGNERITVLTSAKVRKVSGQPGQFTAVVKTKDGNQEIPVGAIVMATGWQPMDAGVMAPFGYGTLEGVVTAAEFEKMAKEGTLKARRVAFILNTGLVDGGDIYTSVCDEEPAEAAAAKPEAEDDEQTSYEHKDLESLRHLPYTNAISSVVALKQAGYVCDASEDGQAFILYDSMVVQGIHERFYKAAQDKLGVMMSKADITGVAQAEDGGLLVRAANTLMGEDVEIRVDMVVLPTGMVPSTAKDPVVWFDYRQGPNLPDLDLFDGYADSNYICFPYETRRTGLYAAGCVRQPMMLDAAEEDAIGATMKAIQCIESANRGMAVHPRSGDLSYPIFNFVRCTQCKRCTEECPFGALDDDEKGTPKPNFSRCRRCGTCMGACPERVISFANYNIDQIGSMIREIEVPDDMNAGGPRVLILACENDAYPALDMAALRGHHWSPYVRIIPVRCLGSVNAIWVADAMSKGIDGVMLLGCKYGDDYQCHFVKGSEICNRRKENIAETLNRLGVEPERVEQYEVAIDEYDKLPGMIDEFMNMILEKGPNPFKGY, from the coding sequence ATGGCCAAGAAAATAGGCGTATATTTCGATAAGTCCAACATCGGCGCCGGGCTTGATCTTGACGCGCTTTCCGATGTGGTGACCGGCAAGTTCGGCGGCTCGTGTCCTGTTGTAAAAGTATTTCCTGTGCTCGGTGCGGAAACCGCCCGTCAGGAAATCCGTCAGGACATAGCTGAAAATGAACTTGACGGTGTACTCATTATCGGTTCGTCGCCCCGTGTGGACTGGGACCTGTACCGCTTTGAAGGCGTGACCGTGGAACGCGTTAACCTGCGCGAGCAGGGCGTTCTTGGCTACGGTGCAAAAGTGGAAGCAGGCGAGGATGCCGAAGCCGACGAAGACCTTTTCAAACTGGCTGCCGACTATGTCCGCATGGGTGTGGTCAAGCTGACCAAAATGGAAGAAGCCGGCGGCGGCGAAGTGGAAAGCGTGCGCACCATCATGGTGCTGGGTGGCGGATGGACCGGTCTTACCGCGGCTGTCAATGCTGCCAATTCCGGTTACGATGTGGTGCTGGTGGAAAAGGAAGCCGAACTTGGCGGACGTGCCAAGGGGCTTTTGAAGACCGTGCCGCTGAAGTATCCCTACACCGATGTGCACGATACGGGCATTGAGCAGAAAATAGCTGCCGTTGAAGGCAATGAGCGCATCACTGTGCTTACCTCTGCCAAGGTGCGCAAGGTTTCGGGGCAGCCGGGCCAGTTTACCGCGGTTGTAAAAACCAAGGACGGCAATCAGGAAATTCCGGTAGGTGCCATTGTGATGGCCACCGGCTGGCAGCCCATGGATGCCGGTGTCATGGCTCCCTTCGGCTATGGAACTCTCGAAGGTGTGGTCACCGCTGCAGAGTTTGAAAAAATGGCCAAGGAAGGCACTCTGAAAGCCAGAAGAGTAGCTTTCATCCTGAATACCGGCCTTGTGGACGGCGGTGATATTTACACGTCTGTCTGCGATGAAGAACCCGCAGAGGCCGCCGCAGCCAAGCCCGAGGCCGAAGACGACGAGCAGACCTCCTACGAGCACAAGGACCTTGAGTCCTTGCGCCACCTGCCGTACACCAACGCCATCAGCAGCGTTGTGGCTCTGAAGCAGGCAGGCTATGTGTGCGATGCCAGCGAAGACGGACAGGCTTTTATCCTGTACGACTCCATGGTGGTGCAGGGCATACACGAGCGCTTCTACAAAGCCGCTCAGGACAAGCTGGGCGTCATGATGTCCAAGGCCGACATTACCGGTGTCGCACAGGCCGAAGACGGTGGCCTGCTGGTGCGCGCTGCCAACACCCTGATGGGTGAAGATGTCGAAATCAGGGTGGACATGGTTGTACTGCCCACCGGTATGGTTCCTTCCACCGCCAAAGACCCGGTGGTATGGTTCGATTACCGTCAGGGGCCGAATCTGCCCGACCTTGATCTCTTTGACGGCTATGCCGATTCCAACTACATCTGCTTCCCCTACGAAACCCGTCGTACCGGGTTGTACGCCGCAGGCTGCGTCCGTCAGCCCATGATGCTGGACGCGGCCGAAGAAGATGCCATCGGGGCCACCATGAAGGCCATCCAGTGCATCGAATCGGCCAACCGCGGCATGGCTGTACATCCCCGTTCGGGCGACCTGTCGTACCCCATATTCAACTTCGTGCGTTGCACCCAGTGCAAACGCTGCACCGAGGAATGTCCGTTCGGCGCGCTGGACGACGATGAAAAGGGAACGCCGAAGCCCAACTTCAGCCGGTGCCGCCGCTGCGGTACCTGCATGGGCGCCTGCCCCGAGCGTGTCATTTCGTTCGCCAACTACAACATCGATCAGATCGGTTCCATGATCCGCGAGATCGAAGTTCCGGACGACATGAACGCCGGCGGTCCCCGCGTTCTCATTCTGGCCTGCGAAAACGACGCCTATCCTGCGCTGGATATGGCCGCACTTCGCGGGCATCACTGGAGTCCCTACGTGCGTATCATTCCTGTGCGCTGCCTTGGATCGGTCAACGCAATCTGGGTTGCCGACGCCATGTCAAAGGGTATCGACGGTGTGATGCTGCTGGGCTGCAAGTACGGTGACGATTACCAGTGCCATTTTGTCAAAGGCTCTGAAATCTGCAACCGCCGCAAGGAAAACATTGCCGAGACGCTCAACCGTCTTGGTGTGGAACCTGAACGCGTGGAGCAGTACGAAGTCGCCATCGACGAATACGACAAGCTGCCCGGCATGATCGACGAGTTCATGAACATGATCCTTGAAAAGGGCCCCAACCCGTTCAAGGGTTACTAG